The Streptomyces sp. RKAG293 genome includes a region encoding these proteins:
- a CDS encoding slipin family protein produces MIAVVVLLLLLIGAMAVKIVKQYEQGVLFRLGRVLGERKPGLRLIIPFVDVLHRVSLRIVTMPIQSQGIITRDNVSVDVSAVAYFRVVDPVKSVVAIENVYAAIDQIAQTTLRKVVGQHTLDETLSETDTINLDIREILDVTTVEWGVQVTLVELKDIQLPDSMKRAMARQAEAEREKRAKIINAEGESLAAAALGDASDVMMAHPLALQLRNLQSLVEIGVDKNTTVVFPAPLMSTIGELGSFLARETAAAIPVAPPAAKDAETPPVTKPAFVDITTTDALAGSSNGSPRAIGK; encoded by the coding sequence ATGATTGCTGTCGTGGTCCTGCTCCTCCTGCTGATCGGTGCGATGGCCGTGAAGATCGTCAAGCAGTACGAGCAGGGGGTGCTGTTCCGGCTCGGCCGGGTGCTGGGCGAGCGCAAGCCCGGTCTGCGGCTGATCATCCCGTTCGTCGACGTCCTGCACCGGGTGTCGCTGCGGATCGTCACCATGCCGATCCAGTCGCAGGGCATCATCACCCGCGACAACGTCAGCGTCGATGTGTCCGCGGTCGCCTACTTCCGAGTGGTCGACCCGGTGAAATCCGTCGTCGCCATCGAGAACGTGTACGCGGCGATCGACCAGATCGCGCAGACCACGCTGCGCAAGGTCGTGGGCCAGCACACCCTGGACGAGACGCTGTCCGAGACGGACACGATCAACCTCGACATCCGCGAGATCCTCGACGTCACGACGGTCGAGTGGGGCGTCCAGGTGACGCTGGTGGAGCTGAAGGACATTCAGCTGCCCGACAGCATGAAGCGGGCGATGGCCCGGCAGGCCGAGGCCGAGCGGGAGAAGCGCGCGAAGATCATCAACGCCGAGGGCGAGTCGCTGGCCGCCGCGGCCCTCGGTGACGCCTCGGACGTCATGATGGCCCACCCGCTGGCCCTGCAACTGCGCAACCTGCAGAGCCTGGTGGAGATCGGCGTGGACAAGAACACCACCGTCGTCTTCCCGGCCCCGCTGATGAGCACCATCGGCGAACTCGGCTCCTTCCTGGCCCGCGAGACCGCGGCGGCGATCCCGGTCGCCCCGCCGGCGGCCAAGGACGCGGAAACGCCGCCCGTCACCAAGCCCGCGTTCGTCGACATCACGACCACCGACGCACTGGCCGGTTCCTCCAACGGCAGTCCTCGAGCGATCGGCAAGTAG
- the ppk2 gene encoding polyphosphate kinase 2 → MAAGKKSRSSAPRQERLPRRLYESELLRLQTELVKLQEWVRAEGVRLVVVFEGRDAAGKGSTIKRVTERLNPRVARIAALPAPTERERTQWYFQRYVEQLPAAGEIVLFDRSWYNRAGVEHVMGFCTKEEYGRFLHQCPIFERMLVEDGILLRKYWFSVSDAVQEERFRARLEDPTRRWKLSPMDLESVTRWEAYSRAKDEMFVHTDIPEAPWNVVASDDKRSARINMINDLLSAIPYREVTRPTLELPPRPPSTGYERPPRDLQTYVPDHAAALARGGGASD, encoded by the coding sequence GTGGCAGCCGGCAAGAAGTCCCGATCGAGCGCCCCGCGTCAGGAACGGCTGCCGCGGCGGCTGTACGAGAGCGAGCTGCTCCGACTGCAGACGGAACTGGTCAAGCTGCAGGAGTGGGTGCGTGCCGAGGGCGTCCGGCTGGTCGTGGTCTTCGAGGGACGTGACGCGGCCGGCAAGGGCAGCACCATCAAGCGCGTCACCGAGCGCCTCAACCCGCGGGTCGCCCGGATCGCCGCGCTGCCCGCGCCGACCGAGCGCGAGCGCACGCAGTGGTACTTCCAGCGCTATGTCGAGCAGCTCCCCGCCGCAGGCGAGATCGTGCTGTTCGACCGCAGCTGGTACAACCGGGCCGGTGTCGAGCACGTCATGGGGTTCTGCACCAAGGAGGAGTACGGACGCTTCCTGCACCAGTGCCCGATCTTCGAGCGGATGCTGGTCGAGGACGGCATCCTGCTGCGCAAGTACTGGTTCTCGGTGAGCGACGCCGTGCAGGAGGAGCGCTTCCGTGCGCGGCTCGAAGATCCCACCCGGCGCTGGAAGTTGTCACCGATGGACCTGGAGTCCGTCACCCGGTGGGAGGCGTACTCACGCGCCAAGGACGAGATGTTCGTGCACACCGACATCCCCGAAGCGCCCTGGAACGTCGTCGCCAGTGACGACAAGCGCAGCGCCCGGATCAACATGATCAACGATCTGCTGTCGGCGATCCCGTACCGCGAGGTGACGCGGCCGACACTGGAACTGCCCCCACGCCCTCCCTCCACCGGCTACGAGCGGCCGCCGCGCGACCTGCAGACCTACGTACCCGACCACGCGGCCGCCCTGGCGCGTGGCGGCGGGGCCTCCGACTGA
- a CDS encoding zinc-dependent alcohol dehydrogenase family protein, translating to MKAFVFHGPGQSAWKDVPDPGIQDPDDVIVRVDAVTICGTDLHILKGDVPEVPPGTVLGHEAVGEVVEVGSGVRTVRPGDRVLVSCISACGRCRFCREGAYGQCLGGGGWILGHTIDGTQAEYVRVPFADLSVHLLPAAVDSQDAVLLADIYPTAYEVGVLNGRVGPGDTVVVVGAGPIGLAAITTAQLFSPGRIIAVDLAPARLEAAKRMGADTVVNAAEDPEQLVSDLTDGLGADVVIEAVGVPASFEMCTRMVRPGGRVANVGVHGKPATLHLETLWSKNLTIRTGLVDTYSTPALLRMMAAGRLPTSSLVTHDFELHRMEEAYDVFSRAADTGALKVVLSSGPAKDRT from the coding sequence ATGAAGGCATTCGTTTTCCACGGCCCTGGGCAGTCCGCGTGGAAGGACGTTCCCGACCCGGGGATCCAGGACCCTGATGACGTGATCGTCCGCGTCGATGCCGTCACCATCTGCGGTACGGATCTGCACATCCTCAAGGGCGACGTACCGGAGGTCCCACCAGGCACCGTCCTCGGCCACGAGGCCGTCGGCGAGGTCGTCGAGGTCGGCAGCGGTGTTCGTACGGTCCGGCCCGGTGACCGGGTCCTGGTCTCCTGCATCTCGGCCTGCGGACGCTGCCGCTTCTGCCGGGAGGGCGCGTACGGGCAGTGCCTCGGCGGCGGTGGCTGGATCCTCGGCCACACGATCGACGGCACGCAGGCCGAGTACGTCCGGGTACCGTTCGCCGACCTGTCGGTGCACCTGCTGCCCGCCGCTGTGGACAGCCAGGACGCCGTTCTGCTGGCCGACATCTATCCCACGGCGTACGAGGTCGGCGTGCTGAACGGGCGGGTGGGTCCTGGCGACACGGTCGTCGTGGTCGGCGCCGGCCCCATCGGACTTGCCGCCATCACCACGGCTCAGCTGTTCTCGCCGGGCCGGATCATCGCCGTCGACCTCGCGCCGGCCCGCCTGGAAGCAGCGAAGCGCATGGGCGCCGACACGGTGGTCAACGCCGCGGAGGACCCCGAGCAGTTGGTCTCGGACCTGACCGACGGCCTGGGGGCCGATGTGGTCATCGAAGCCGTGGGCGTGCCCGCGAGTTTCGAGATGTGCACCCGCATGGTGCGCCCGGGCGGGCGGGTGGCCAACGTCGGGGTCCATGGCAAGCCCGCGACACTCCATCTGGAAACCCTGTGGAGCAAGAACCTGACGATCCGCACCGGACTCGTCGACACGTACTCCACCCCCGCCCTGCTGCGGATGATGGCCGCCGGGCGGCTGCCCACGTCGTCCCTGGTGACGCACGACTTCGAGCTCCACCGGATGGAGGAGGCGTACGACGTCTTCTCCCGGGCCGCCGACACCGGTGCACTGAAGGTCGTCCTGAGCAGCGGACCCGCGAAGGACCGGACATGA
- a CDS encoding universal stress protein, which yields MTAGHVVVGVDGSIVSMRALDEAAVEAGRRATGLEIVYAVPGFDEAGPVLASAVARARHRYPALAVSTAAVVGDAAEAIVSRGRDAALTVVGTRDLPGFAGRLFGSVSLRVAARAQSPLLIVRGDHAAWHDRSGPGGEVLLGLENDTDTDTAGYAFAEAARREAPLRVLHAWTYRHLPPVGYAPVPTSRLQEDITRRARTEEAVPGQVVAPLRETYPQVPVQTRTVRSGATHALLEATCGAAVIVVTAHLRPGLLGPQLGPVATALLHHSHCPVLLVPGTPQSELTVPPRD from the coding sequence ATGACCGCTGGACACGTCGTCGTCGGCGTCGACGGCTCGATCGTATCGATGCGAGCGCTCGACGAGGCCGCCGTCGAGGCGGGCCGGCGCGCCACCGGTCTGGAGATCGTCTATGCCGTGCCCGGCTTCGACGAGGCCGGACCGGTTCTCGCGTCGGCTGTGGCCCGCGCACGCCACCGCTACCCGGCGCTCGCGGTGAGCACCGCTGCGGTGGTCGGCGACGCGGCCGAGGCCATCGTGAGCCGTGGCCGGGACGCGGCCCTCACCGTCGTCGGCACCCGTGATCTGCCCGGGTTCGCCGGGAGGCTGTTCGGGTCGGTCAGTCTGCGGGTGGCGGCCCGCGCCCAGAGCCCCCTCCTGATCGTGCGCGGCGACCACGCCGCGTGGCACGACCGCTCAGGGCCCGGTGGTGAGGTCCTGCTCGGGCTGGAGAACGACACCGACACCGACACCGCCGGGTACGCCTTCGCCGAGGCGGCACGGCGCGAAGCGCCGCTGCGGGTCCTGCATGCCTGGACCTACCGGCATCTGCCGCCCGTCGGATACGCCCCGGTACCCACCAGCCGCCTTCAGGAGGACATCACACGGCGGGCGCGAACGGAGGAGGCGGTACCCGGCCAGGTCGTGGCACCGCTGCGGGAGACGTATCCGCAGGTTCCCGTGCAGACACGGACCGTACGGTCCGGTGCTACGCACGCCCTGTTGGAGGCCACCTGCGGAGCGGCCGTCATCGTGGTCACCGCGCACCTCCGGCCGGGCCTGCTGGGACCTCAACTCGGTCCGGTCGCGACCGCGTTGCTGCATCACTCCCACTGCCCGGTCCTACTCGTTCCCGGGACACCGCAGAGCGAGTTAACCGTTCCCCCGCGCGATTGA
- a CDS encoding universal stress protein: MSDTSANSSDRPIVVGTDGSPPARHAVLLALREAQLRGTGLRAVCAYDYGPDRYAGYEWLTASDDAGLYVQVRDIAEQAVTDTVAELQKELGGTPVEVEVVVEPGRPSQVLLEASADACLLVVGSRGASSWGRLMTGAGPARHTAAHAAPWDVI; encoded by the coding sequence ATGTCCGACACGAGCGCGAACTCTTCTGACCGCCCCATCGTGGTGGGTACGGACGGCTCACCGCCCGCCCGGCACGCCGTGCTTCTCGCGCTGCGCGAGGCACAGCTGCGCGGTACCGGGCTGCGGGCCGTCTGCGCCTACGACTACGGGCCGGACCGCTACGCCGGCTACGAGTGGCTGACCGCGTCGGACGACGCCGGCCTGTACGTACAAGTGCGGGACATCGCTGAGCAGGCGGTGACCGACACGGTCGCCGAGCTCCAGAAGGAGCTCGGCGGCACACCGGTGGAGGTGGAGGTCGTGGTCGAACCGGGTCGCCCGTCGCAGGTGCTGCTGGAGGCCAGCGCGGACGCCTGCCTGCTGGTGGTCGGCTCCCGGGGTGCCAGCTCCTGGGGGCGTCTCATGACCGGCGCCGGTCCTGCCCGCCACACCGCCGCGCACGCTGCCCCGTGGGATGTCATCTGA
- the mgtA gene encoding magnesium-translocating P-type ATPase, whose translation MTVLASAPQATGSGITTAAGRPVDDALRAAGTTRDGLSAGEAAERLRTWGPNAVTSHQARLPAVLWRQLRSPLLGLLLAAATASYFVGQRGDAVIIGAIVALSVGLGFVNEYRAEKAAEALHGQIHHEAVVLRDGRPCKVDVTELVPGDVVELKLGEIVPADIRLLDVVSLECDESVLTGESLPLPKGTSAVPSGTPLAELSGCALMGTVVHAGSGRGVVVTTGAATEFGKIAAGLGTHQLETEFQVGLRRFSMLLVYVAGALTTSIFAVNVLLHKPLLEALLFSLAIAVGITPQLLPAVVSTSLAAGSRRMSRRKVLVKRLVCIEDLGDVDVLFTDKTGTLTAGRIDFMRALPADGSTGDELLRWGLLCTESGGADGPAVGGNPLDAALWESAASQRLRGTLAGSTRLGLLPFDHDRRMVSAVVRDSAGVTTLVTKGAPESVLERCVDVPDAAREALAAEFAAGNRVVAVATRTPVGGERPTAADERGLRLAGLLVFLDPPKPDAAAALLRLAGLGITVKVVTGDNPAVAVKVCDDLGLPAGRALTGVDLDALDDAELAAAIVRTTVFARVSPEHKARIVRIQRTTGGDVAFLGDGVNDALALHAADVGISVESGTDVAKDAADVILLEKNLDVLADGVVEGRRIFANTIKYVLMGTSSNFGNMFSAAGASLFLGFLPMLPSQILLNNLLYDTSQLAIPTDHVDEEQLRRPSHWDIGFIRRFMVCFGPISSVFDFATFGVMLWVFHSGPVQFRTGWFVESLATQALVIFAIRTRRSPFWRSRPSLPLTLAAFGVVAVGAVLPATPLAHTLGFAPLPLGFFAALAAMVVCYLGLIEIGKRLFYRKQSAAPTDPIRKRDPWRHLRRRGAGFSVPGRLGHHSPVRAG comes from the coding sequence GTGACCGTTCTCGCATCCGCACCGCAGGCCACCGGCTCCGGAATCACCACGGCGGCCGGCCGGCCCGTCGACGACGCCCTCCGGGCGGCGGGTACGACGCGGGACGGTCTGTCGGCGGGCGAGGCGGCCGAGCGGCTGCGCACCTGGGGGCCGAATGCGGTCACCTCCCATCAGGCCAGGCTGCCGGCGGTGCTGTGGCGTCAACTGCGTTCCCCCTTGCTGGGGTTGCTGCTCGCGGCGGCGACGGCCTCGTACTTCGTCGGGCAGCGCGGTGACGCCGTGATCATCGGAGCCATCGTGGCCCTGTCGGTGGGGCTCGGGTTCGTGAACGAGTACCGCGCGGAGAAGGCCGCCGAGGCGCTGCACGGCCAGATCCACCACGAAGCGGTGGTTCTTCGGGACGGCCGGCCCTGCAAGGTCGACGTCACCGAGCTGGTGCCGGGCGATGTCGTCGAGCTGAAACTCGGAGAGATCGTTCCGGCTGACATCCGGCTTCTTGACGTTGTGAGTCTGGAGTGTGACGAGTCGGTCCTGACGGGGGAGTCGCTGCCGCTGCCCAAGGGCACGTCCGCGGTGCCGTCCGGTACCCCGCTGGCCGAGTTGTCGGGCTGCGCACTGATGGGCACCGTCGTGCATGCCGGCAGCGGCAGGGGGGTGGTGGTGACCACCGGCGCCGCGACGGAGTTCGGGAAGATCGCGGCAGGCCTGGGCACGCACCAGTTGGAGACCGAGTTCCAAGTCGGACTGCGCCGGTTCTCGATGCTGCTCGTCTACGTCGCGGGTGCGCTGACCACGTCGATCTTCGCCGTCAACGTCCTGCTGCACAAACCGCTGTTGGAAGCGCTGCTGTTCTCGCTGGCGATCGCCGTCGGGATCACGCCGCAGCTGCTGCCGGCCGTGGTGTCGACGAGTCTGGCCGCCGGGTCCCGGCGGATGAGCCGGCGGAAGGTGCTGGTCAAGCGACTGGTGTGCATCGAGGACCTCGGGGACGTCGATGTGCTGTTCACCGACAAGACGGGCACGCTGACCGCCGGCCGTATCGACTTCATGCGGGCGCTGCCCGCCGACGGCTCCACCGGGGACGAGCTGCTGCGCTGGGGTCTGCTGTGCACGGAGAGCGGCGGCGCGGACGGTCCGGCGGTGGGAGGCAATCCGCTGGACGCGGCCCTGTGGGAGTCTGCCGCGTCGCAGCGCCTGCGCGGGACCCTGGCGGGCAGTACTCGGCTCGGGTTGCTGCCGTTCGACCACGACCGGCGCATGGTCTCCGCCGTGGTGCGTGACAGCGCGGGTGTGACGACGCTGGTCACCAAGGGCGCTCCTGAGAGCGTGCTGGAGCGCTGCGTCGACGTACCCGACGCGGCCCGCGAAGCGCTGGCCGCCGAGTTCGCCGCAGGGAACCGCGTGGTCGCGGTGGCCACCCGTACCCCGGTGGGCGGGGAACGGCCCACCGCCGCGGATGAACGAGGCCTGCGTCTCGCCGGCCTGTTGGTCTTCCTCGACCCGCCCAAACCCGACGCGGCCGCGGCGCTGCTGAGGCTGGCCGGTCTGGGGATCACGGTCAAAGTCGTCACAGGGGACAATCCCGCGGTCGCGGTCAAGGTCTGCGACGACCTCGGACTGCCCGCCGGACGGGCATTGACCGGGGTGGATCTCGACGCGCTGGACGACGCCGAACTCGCCGCGGCGATCGTACGCACCACCGTCTTCGCCCGGGTCAGCCCTGAGCACAAGGCACGTATCGTCCGGATCCAGCGGACGACCGGCGGTGACGTCGCGTTCCTGGGCGACGGCGTCAACGACGCACTGGCTCTGCACGCCGCCGACGTGGGCATCTCCGTCGAGTCCGGCACCGACGTGGCGAAGGACGCCGCGGACGTGATCCTGCTGGAGAAGAACCTGGACGTGCTGGCGGACGGCGTGGTGGAGGGGCGGCGGATCTTCGCCAACACCATCAAGTACGTCCTCATGGGCACGTCCAGCAACTTCGGCAACATGTTCAGCGCGGCCGGCGCGTCGTTGTTCCTGGGATTCCTGCCGATGCTGCCGTCCCAGATCCTGCTCAACAACCTGCTCTACGACACCAGCCAGCTGGCGATCCCCACCGACCATGTCGACGAGGAGCAGCTGCGCAGGCCCTCGCACTGGGACATCGGCTTCATCCGCCGCTTCATGGTCTGCTTCGGTCCGATCAGCTCGGTGTTCGACTTCGCCACGTTCGGCGTCATGCTGTGGGTCTTCCACTCCGGACCGGTCCAGTTCCGCACCGGCTGGTTCGTGGAGTCCCTGGCGACCCAGGCGTTGGTGATCTTCGCGATCCGCACCCGCCGCAGCCCGTTCTGGCGCAGCCGTCCCAGCCTGCCGCTGACCCTGGCCGCCTTCGGGGTGGTCGCGGTGGGAGCGGTACTGCCGGCAACACCCCTGGCGCACACACTCGGCTTCGCGCCGCTCCCGCTGGGCTTCTTCGCCGCCCTGGCGGCCATGGTGGTCTGCTACCTGGGTCTCATCGAGATCGGGAAACGGCTCTTCTACCGGAAGCAGTCCGCCGCTCCGACCGATCCGATCCGAAAGCGGGACCCCTGGCGGCATCTGCGGCGTCGTGGGGCCGGCTTCAGCGTCCCCGGCCGGTTGGGCCACCACAGCCCTGTACGAGCCGGCTGA
- a CDS encoding CBS domain-containing protein: protein MTHQVVSADAECSFKELVGMLADNDISAVPVVDGQGRPVGVVSEGDLLRNQASRPDPLGHGQLADPSDPTGVQPEAAVGLMTGPALTARPEWSVVEAARAMERDGVKRLVVVDEIGRLAGIVSRSDLLRVFLRTDRFIREEIVNDVLGRTLRIAEGAVQVQVREGVVTLRGTLGLRSLGLLVVRLTQGVDGVVNVHDLMVFDVDDAPAFPEPSAALPATP from the coding sequence ATGACCCACCAGGTTGTGAGCGCCGACGCAGAGTGTTCCTTCAAGGAGCTCGTCGGGATGCTGGCCGACAACGACATCAGCGCCGTGCCGGTGGTCGATGGCCAGGGCAGGCCGGTCGGTGTCGTCTCCGAGGGGGATCTGCTGCGGAATCAGGCCTCCCGGCCGGACCCGCTGGGGCATGGGCAGCTCGCCGACCCCTCGGACCCGACAGGTGTCCAGCCCGAGGCCGCCGTCGGCCTGATGACCGGCCCTGCGCTCACCGCCCGGCCGGAATGGTCGGTCGTCGAGGCCGCCCGCGCGATGGAGCGTGACGGAGTGAAGCGCCTCGTGGTCGTCGACGAGATCGGGCGGCTGGCGGGCATCGTGAGCCGGAGCGACCTGCTGCGTGTCTTCCTGCGCACCGACCGCTTCATCCGGGAAGAGATCGTCAACGACGTCCTCGGCCGGACACTGCGGATCGCCGAGGGCGCGGTCCAGGTCCAGGTGCGGGAGGGCGTCGTCACCCTCCGCGGAACGCTCGGCCTGCGCAGCCTGGGCCTGCTCGTGGTCCGGCTCACGCAGGGCGTCGACGGGGTGGTGAACGTCCACGATCTGATGGTCTTCGACGTCGACGACGCCCCGGCCTTCCCGGAGCCGTCGGCCGCGCTGCCGGCGACCCCGTGA
- a CDS encoding MerR family transcriptional regulator, translating into MTDQPPTNPAGPSPSDRFDDEDYPAYTMGRAAEMIGTNAAFLRAIGEARLITPLRSEGGHRRYSRYQLRIAARARELVDQGTAIETACRIVALEDQLDIGQPARP; encoded by the coding sequence ATGACCGACCAGCCCCCTACGAATCCCGCCGGCCCGAGCCCGTCCGACCGGTTCGACGACGAGGACTACCCCGCCTACACCATGGGCCGCGCCGCCGAAATGATCGGCACCAACGCAGCGTTCCTCCGCGCGATCGGCGAAGCCCGCCTGATCACCCCCCTGCGGTCCGAGGGCGGCCACCGCCGCTACTCCCGCTACCAACTGCGCATCGCCGCCCGCGCCCGCGAACTCGTCGACCAGGGCACCGCCATCGAAACCGCCTGCCGCATCGTCGCCCTCGAAGACCAACTCGACATCGGGCAGCCGGCACGGCCATGA
- a CDS encoding ice-binding family protein — protein sequence MTLNAPVVPHARTLSAWIAAVVAAVMAALMVAMTSSPAQAIATPVPLATAASFAVLSGESVTNTGPSVITGDLGVDPGTSITGFPPGLVNGVQHSHDAVALQAKSDLVAAYNNAAGQATNGALPPDAGGLTLVPGVYTASSTLGLTGTLTLDAQGDPNAVWVFQVGSGLTTASASRVLLVNGAAPCNVFWQVGSTAILGTNSTFVGTIMALTSINATTGASIDGRALARNGSVTLDTNKITRATCAAGTAGGVITGGTGLIAGTSTGGTATGGTTSGGLIAGVTTGGTNGGLLGGVLTGGVIGGTPGGLIAGTTGSASAGTTGSPTAGTTGGYPGGDNGGETGGYPGGDNGGETGGYPGGDNGGESGNHGYGDQPQGHDDQGQPHDIHGAYGADH from the coding sequence ATGACCCTGAATGCCCCTGTAGTCCCCCATGCACGCACCCTTTCGGCCTGGATCGCGGCGGTGGTCGCGGCAGTCATGGCCGCTCTGATGGTCGCCATGACGTCGAGCCCGGCCCAGGCCATCGCCACCCCCGTACCGCTGGCGACGGCGGCCAGTTTCGCGGTGTTGTCCGGTGAGTCGGTCACCAACACCGGTCCTTCGGTGATCACCGGAGACCTCGGAGTGGATCCGGGTACGTCGATCACCGGTTTCCCGCCCGGCCTGGTGAACGGAGTTCAGCACTCCCACGACGCGGTGGCGCTGCAAGCCAAGAGCGACCTGGTCGCGGCCTACAACAACGCTGCCGGCCAGGCCACGAACGGCGCCCTTCCCCCGGACGCCGGTGGCCTGACGCTGGTTCCGGGCGTCTACACCGCCTCCTCCACGCTCGGGCTCACCGGCACTCTGACCCTGGACGCCCAGGGCGACCCGAACGCCGTCTGGGTCTTCCAGGTCGGCTCCGGTCTGACGACGGCGTCCGCCAGCCGCGTGCTCCTCGTCAACGGTGCCGCACCGTGCAACGTGTTCTGGCAGGTCGGAAGTACTGCCATTCTCGGCACCAACTCCACCTTCGTGGGCACCATCATGGCGCTGACCTCCATCAATGCCACCACGGGTGCGAGCATCGACGGCCGGGCGCTGGCGCGCAACGGCTCGGTGACCCTGGACACCAACAAGATCACCCGGGCCACGTGTGCGGCCGGCACCGCGGGTGGCGTGATCACCGGTGGTACCGGCCTGATCGCCGGCACGAGTACCGGTGGCACCGCAACCGGCGGAACCACCTCGGGCGGCCTGATCGCCGGAGTGACAACGGGTGGCACCAACGGCGGTCTGCTCGGCGGCGTCCTGACCGGTGGAGTCATCGGCGGCACCCCTGGCGGTCTCATCGCCGGAACCACGGGCAGCGCCTCGGCAGGCACCACCGGCAGCCCCACCGCGGGTACCACTGGCGGCTACCCGGGCGGCGACAACGGCGGAGAGACCGGTGGCTATCCCGGCGGTGACAACGGCGGAGAAACCGGTGGTTACCCCGGCGGTGACAACGGCGGAGAATCCGGCAACCACGGCTACGGTGACCAGCCTCAGGGTCACGATGACCAGGGCCAGCCGCACGACATCCACGGTGCCTACGGCGCCGATCACTGA
- a CDS encoding helix-turn-helix transcriptional regulator — protein MSPHVNPTVGRRRLGSEFRALRQSRGLTAQQVAKKLLVSQAKISLLENGRRRVNSRDVRDLCEVYEVQDPQVVDALMRMAEESGQSGWWKEYGDIPHSVYIDLETDAAAIRCYESMVIPELLQTPAYARAVIAGTIPHATAEQVDTWVHVRLRRQWRVDDLDHALHLWVVLDESALRRVVGGGEVMREQLERLLDLGGRPHVTVQVIPHHAGAHPGMAGRFSIVEFADASDRKVVYLEGLTSDLYLEKPPDVQRCGVIYESLQARALDPVASGQLITDVIKSYIGAEFQDSTRPDASPPPGG, from the coding sequence GTGTCGCCCCACGTCAATCCCACTGTCGGAAGACGCCGACTGGGATCGGAGTTTCGCGCGCTTCGACAGAGCAGGGGTTTGACAGCCCAGCAAGTGGCAAAAAAGTTGCTGGTCTCGCAGGCAAAGATCAGCCTTCTGGAGAACGGTCGCCGCAGGGTCAACTCACGCGATGTCCGCGATCTCTGCGAGGTGTATGAAGTTCAGGATCCACAGGTTGTCGATGCCCTGATGCGAATGGCCGAGGAATCGGGTCAATCCGGGTGGTGGAAGGAGTACGGCGACATCCCGCACAGCGTCTACATCGACCTCGAAACCGATGCTGCGGCCATCCGCTGCTACGAATCCATGGTGATCCCCGAACTGCTGCAAACTCCGGCCTACGCCCGAGCAGTTATTGCAGGAACGATCCCGCACGCTACGGCAGAGCAGGTCGACACGTGGGTTCACGTACGGTTGCGCCGTCAATGGCGGGTCGACGACCTGGACCACGCACTGCACTTGTGGGTCGTGCTGGACGAGTCGGCCTTGCGTCGCGTCGTAGGCGGTGGCGAGGTCATGCGGGAGCAGCTGGAGCGGCTGCTGGACCTCGGCGGCCGACCGCACGTCACCGTGCAGGTCATCCCGCACCACGCGGGAGCGCATCCTGGCATGGCTGGGCGGTTCTCGATCGTCGAGTTCGCCGACGCCTCGGACCGGAAGGTTGTGTACCTGGAAGGGTTGACCAGCGATCTCTATCTGGAGAAACCCCCCGACGTGCAGCGCTGCGGCGTCATCTACGAGAGTTTGCAGGCCAGGGCGCTGGACCCGGTCGCTTCCGGGCAGCTCATCACTGATGTCATCAAGTCGTATATCGGGGCGGAGTTCCAAGACTCCACACGGCCCGATGCGTCGCCACCGCCCGGAGGCTGA